One genomic segment of Coffea arabica cultivar ET-39 chromosome 6e, Coffea Arabica ET-39 HiFi, whole genome shotgun sequence includes these proteins:
- the LOC140009751 gene encoding uncharacterized protein — translation MNEVEVELVEQDSEGQCNSECKTIERACQEVMGYSDTDVAEYLYKNKPQVDSLVKFLCKDLTGAYSKKPPKVPEDRIPGEPFVPKSSKEAEMEKILKSMEGMPGAPGMKMYSKEDLMNMKNFGDDDVDEEDDEDEAQFPSNLGKVLREKENKKDDWKRRITKGILNAGEAVKNHANKVSHRIRKWWKPKKAGCIEQEEFKCQEVRALVRKTLFNNSNS, via the exons ATGaatgaagttgaagttgaa CTTGTTGAACAAGACTCTGAAGGACAGTGCAATTCAGAATGTAAAACAATTGAGCGAGCTTGTCAAGAG GTCATGGGGTATTCAGATACTGATGTGGCAGAATACCTGTACAAGAACAAACCTCAGGTTGATTCTCtagtgaaatttctttgtaagGACCTCACAGGAGCATACAGCAAAAAGCCACCAAAAGTTCCTGAG GATAGGATTCCAGGAGAGCCTTTTGTTCCCAAGTCCTCCAAGGAGGCTGAAATGGAGAAGATACTAAAATCTATGGAG GGGATGCCAGGAGCTCCTGGCATGAAGATGTACTCAAAGGAAGATTTGATGAATATGAAAAACTTCGGTGATGATGATGTAGACGAggaagatgatgaagatgagGCACAATTTCCTTCAAATTTG GGAAAAGTCTtgagggaaaaggaaaacaagaaggATGATTGGAAACGAAGGATTACTAAAGGAATCCTAAATGCTGGCGAGGCAGTCAAGAatcatgcaaacaaagtctCCCACCGGATTAGAAAGTGGTGGAAACCAAAGAAGGCAGGCTGTATTGAACAAGAAGAATTCAAATGCCAAGAAGTCAGAGCTCTAGTCCGTAAAACACTTTTTAACAACAGCAATTCCTAa